Proteins encoded by one window of Myxocyprinus asiaticus isolate MX2 ecotype Aquarium Trade chromosome 35, UBuf_Myxa_2, whole genome shotgun sequence:
- the traip gene encoding E3 ubiquitin-protein ligase TRAIP, whose protein sequence is MPIRAYCTICSDFFDNSKDVAAIHCGHTFHHACLLQWFQSAPNKTCPQCRKQVSTRHIISKLFFDIVPEDDGMPMDPESLQNELDRMKAVFSEKEKEWRDKQKSVDALKETIERQKKDLDRVRKEIGDKEMLCSVLRKQMNYLESQQSESQAAKEEAKRLRVKMKTYESLDLVLQGQRAEVEAMITDMGVGQSAVEQLSIYCISLKKEYDNLKGSLKTSNEMCEKLKRELISSNSKLQKATTETNRTKEDMKALQNDLSNADKEITSLKKKVEILQRTLSTPTRTNEAISRLVFESPAPLELKPLGHGPHTDSQEIDLNLTFDINTPEHVEKKPVQVASKKMRLDPSVSSSNNMENALGRNNARVKDEGVLMGPMLRNSLLFRKNTFGSMLDPSKFGTVRTGYDGLGGRAKFIQPSPLSEIRPLAMKSKRKKVSRPVTSKPTSSLTTLDSFLE, encoded by the exons ATGCCCATTCGAGCTTACTGTACCATCTGCTCGGATTTCTTTGATAACTCCAAAGATGTTGCTGCAATTCACTGTGGTCACACTTTTCACCATGCCTG CCTTCTCCAGTGGTTTCAGTCTGCCccaaacaaaacttgtccacaaTGCAGGAAACAG GTCAGCACGCGACACATTATCAGTAAACTGTTTTTTGACATAGTCCCAGAGGATGACGGGATGCCAATGGATCCTGAAAGTTTACAG AATGAGCTTGACCGAATGAAAGCAGTGTTTagtgaaaaag AAAAAGAATGGAGGGACAAGCAGAAGTCAGTGGATGCTCTAAAAGAGACAATCGAGAGACAGAAGAAAGACCTGGATAGAGTCAGGAAAGAAATTGGAGACAAAGAGATGCTGTGTTCTGTCCTCCGG AAACAGATGAACTACTTGGAGAGTCAACAAAGTGAGAGCCAGGCGGCCAAGGAGGAAGCCAAGCGACTCAGAGTGAAAATGAAAACATATGAGAG TTTAGATCTGGTGTTACAGGGTCAGAGGGCAGAGGTGGAGGCCATGATCACTGATATGGGTGTTGGTCAGTCAGCTGTTGAACAGCTATCCATATACTGCATCTCTCTGAAAAA GGAGTATGACAACCTGAAAGGAAGCCTGAAGACTTCAAATGAGATGTGTGAGAAGCTAAAACGGGAACTGATCTCTTCTAACAGCAAG tTGCAGAAAGCCACAACAGAGACAAACAGAACAAAGGAGGACATGAAGGCACTTCAGAACGATCTGTCCAACGCAGACAAAGAGATCACT AGCCTGAAGAAGAAGGTGGAAATTCTGCAGAGGACATTAAGCACTCCCACCCGCACTAATGAGGCCATCAGCAGACTGGTGTTTGAAAG TCCTGCTCCTCTGGAGTTGAAGCCTCTGGGTCATGGTCCGCACACAGACTCTCAGGAAATTGACCTCAACCTGACCTTTGACATTAACACACCTGAACATGTGGAGAAGAAGCCTGTCCAGGTCGCTTCTAAGAAGATGCGTCTCGACCCTTCAGT ATCCTCATCCAACAACATGGAAAATGCACTGGGACGTAAT AACGCTCGTGTTAAAGATGAAGGCGTATTGATGGGCCCCATGTTACGGAACTCTCTACTCTTCAGAAAGAACACGTTTGGGAGCATGCTGGACCCATCCAAATTTGGCACT GTAAGAACTGGCTATGATGGACTTGGAGGAAGAGCCAAATTTATCCAACCT TCACCTCTTTCTGAGATTCGACCCCTCGCCATGAAGTCAAAGAGGAAGAAGGTTTCAAGACCTGTTACAAGCAAGCCTACCTCCAGTCTGACCACTCTGGATAGTTTCTTGGAATAA